In the genome of Streptomyces sp. P3, the window CGGGAGTCTCGGCGGTCCAGGTCCGCACTCCGGTCACGCGCGTGCCCAGCCGCACCTCACCGAGGAAGGCGGAGACCCGCTCCTCCCGCGCGTTGGCCAGGTCGAAACCGGCGTCCCGCGTCAGCGGCAGCCCGTCCAGCTCGCCGCTGACATGCCATCCCGCGGGCAGCGCGCCGCCCGCGTCCCGCACCCGGCAGTCGACGCGCAGCTCGCCGTCGGCCGACGCCCGCACGGCCACGTCGGCCAGGTGCAGCGGGTCGGTGGCGTAGAGGAGCACCGAGCGGGTGATCCCGCCGTGCCACCACTGGTCCTGGTCCTCGATGTGCGAGGCGTCCGACCACTTGACCACCGTCAGCCTGAGCAGGGCCCGCCCGCCGGGGCGCACGACGCCCGACAGGTCGAACTCGGCCGCCAGGTGGGAGTCCTTGGACACGCCGACCGGCCGCCCGTCGACGTGCACCAGCAGCACGCTCTCGGCGGCCCCCACCTGCAGCACGATCCGGCGTCCGGCCCACTCGGCGGGGACGTCGACACCCCGCTCGTACACACCCGTCGGATTGGCGGCGGGCGTCAGCGGGGGCACCTCCGCGAACGGCATGCGGATGTTCAGGTACCGCGGGAGGTCGTCGGCGCCCTCGACGGACTGCATCGTCCACACGCCGGGCACGGCCGCGCTCGACCAGCGGCCGCCGACCGGCGCGTCCGGAGCGGGCAGCAACAGGAAGCGCCAGTCGCCGTCCAGGGAGTGTGCTCCGACGCGCCGGTCGACGGCGTTCATGGGCAGCCGGCCCCAGGAGGTCACCTCGGGCGCCGACCAGGGCCGCAGCGCCAGCAGCGGGTCCCTCACTTGACGGCCCCCTTGGCGAGGTCCCCGATGATCTGGCGGGCGCCGACCGCGAACACGATCAGCAGCGGGACGAGGGCGAGCAGGGCGCCGGTCATGACCATTCCGTAGTCCGTCGTGCCGTGGGTGCCGTTGAGCTGCGACAGCGCCACCTGGAGGGTCACGTTGTCCGGGTCGGTGAGGGCGATCAGGGGCCAGGCGTAGTCGTTCCACTGGCCCATGAAGGTGAAGATGCCGAGGAAGGCGAGGCCCGGCCGGACCACGGGCAGCGCCACGTGCCAGTACTGGCGCAGGAAGTGCGCGCCGTCGATACGGGACGCGTCGAGGAGCTCGTCGTGGATCGCGCCCTGCATGTACTGGCGCATCCAGAAGATGCCGAACGCGTTGGCGGCCGCCGGCACGATCAGCGCCGTCATCGACCCGATCCAGCCGAGCCCTGC includes:
- a CDS encoding carbohydrate ABC transporter permease, whose protein sequence is MASSHTTRRTRGIDGSRRTGIALHAVLVVGVLLSAFPFYWAVIMSTHTTSEIFSYPPKLLPGTHFLENLRSLFDSIDFVGSMLNSLLVAGSVTFLVLFFDSLAAFVFAKFDFPGKRLLFVLLMFIFMVPAQLQAIPQFVIMAGLGWIGSMTALIVPAAANAFGIFWMRQYMQGAIHDELLDASRIDGAHFLRQYWHVALPVVRPGLAFLGIFTFMGQWNDYAWPLIALTDPDNVTLQVALSQLNGTHGTTDYGMVMTGALLALVPLLIVFAVGARQIIGDLAKGAVK